In Drosophila simulans strain w501 chromosome X, Prin_Dsim_3.1, whole genome shotgun sequence, one DNA window encodes the following:
- the LOC6725297 gene encoding GAS2-like protein pickled eggs isoform X4, producing the protein MVQNQHANYVRQAAEDYLARRQARNKSMTRSMTSGLAGPILAMGNVHYLPAAKSGTFFARDNVSNFITWCRKSLKIIECLLFETDDLIMRKNEKHVILCLLEVARRGAKFGMLAPMLVQMERQIDREIAADIKANGAGCSENGTQTEALESGNSSAATMTTITTTTVETDLYDDSDDSETEDDGDQNPVLMYGPQPQIITNDLKSLDEMVRDLVEKCTCPSQFPMVRVSEGKYRIGDTKVLIFVRILRSHVMVRVGGGWDTLSHYLDKHDPCRCRAQHRSSVAARLIPRQSPNHNPSNGIELHKAQVIFERSPPAARRVFNSPNCNGGPGTVSGPGSSCGTGVVGVAAPPALQNGHSLSPNSGKYRSRSPTPQRKFLNQQANGGGSASATGSSQTATTDTSSSQLLGSPSLARRSMSPSPRRLIDMRKKQSSLDSYSSGPKSLPGYSCSLEEANGGSGVGSAAGGVGSGSAGSGVAGEQGGANKFENISDNGSEISDEGYRSLGVIQSGAQKRESLHSQASIEDAESNARLDQTSSDSQISPSDEPAEKATTDVLEEEDLNGQDREEDQEDYSVCDGPQSLPAILNGAHKLSDKFEQSGVFITDDEITVDIAKTEDQSVATTLGNPTPNLSKIPRSPLAQRRRRSIDNSTCGGAGGSLQDLSSRSGLPAPAFSRKQPVYRSVRTRNSTGATTTPVAPPRSRQATQLPMVRDVTNTWSGRTTGAPKRRPPCNADTFVAPTNGTGPAGSFERNGKGRSSQILYDSNGRRVRSGAPGCTSSLTTSPVKNHASSPLAQQLLEAASSAKNDAQILEKMKSLLSRYAAGNQTKAGGGATATAANKINSNGKKTPVYEDFTTAWVHSNGNLERSESCSPPAKARSKRSSAASSCESNNSNAGAGSGAAAGSASVVSPRRERGMSKIPAPVRHHTELY; encoded by the exons ATGGTCCAAAATCAA cACGCAAATTATGTGAGACAGGCGGCTGAGGATTATCTGGCACGGCGACAGGCCCGCAACAAATCGATGACCCGCTCGATGACGTCGGGTCTGGCGGGTCCCATTCTGGCCATGGGCAATGTCCACTACCTTCCGGCCGCCAAAAGTGGCACCTTCTTCGCCCGCGACAATGTCTCCAACTTTATAACCTGGTGCAG AAAGAGCCTAAAGATCATCGAGTGCCTGCTGTTCGAAACGGACGATCTGATCATGCGCAAAAACGAGAAGCACGTGATCCTGTGCCTCCTGGAGGTGGCACGTCGGGGAGCCAAGTTTG GAATGTTGGCTCCCATGCTGGTGCAAATGGAGCGACAAATCGATCGGGAAATCGCCGCGGACATCAAGGCCAACGGAGCTGGCTGCTCGGAAAACGGCACCCAAACGGAGGCACTGGAGTCCGGAAATAGTAGTGCCGCCACAATGACGACAATAACGACGACCACAGTGGAGACGGATCTGTATGATGACAGCGACGATTCGGAGACCGAGGATGATGGCGACCAGAATCCCGTGCTGATGTACGGACCACAGCCCCAGATAATCACCAATGATCTGAAGAGCCTCGACGAAATG GTCAGAGATCTTGTGGAGAAGTGCACATGCCCCTCACAATTTCCCATGGTCAGAGTGTCGGAGGGCAAGTATCGTATTGGCGACACCAAAGTTCTCATCTTTGTGCGG ATCCTTCGTTCCCACGTGATGGTGCGCGTCGGTGGCGGATGGGACACACTATCCCACTATCTGGACAAGCACGATCCGTGCCGCTGCCGTGCCCAACATCGCAGCTCCGTGGCCGCTCGCCTCATTCCCCGTCAGTCGCCGAATCACAACCCGAGCAACGGCATCGAGCTCCACAAGGCGCAGGTGATATTCGAGAG GTCACCGCCAGCAGCTCGACGTGTTTTCAACAGTCCCAATTGCAATGGAGGACCCGGAACAGTATCGGGCCCAGGATCATCGTGTGGAACGGGAGTTGTAGGCGTGGCTGCGCCTCCAGCTCTACAGAACGGTCACAGTCTGTCGCCAAATTCGGGAAAATACCGCAGTCGCAGTCCAACACCGCAGCGCAAGTTCCTCAACCAGCAGGCTAACGGAGGAGGCAGTGCATCCGCGACGGGATCCAGTCAGACAGCCACCACAGACACATCCAGCAGCCAGCTGCTGGGATCGCCCAGCTTGGCCAGGCGCTCCATGTCACCAAGTCCTCGCCGACTAATCGACATGCGCAAGAAACAGAGCTCCTTGGATTCGTACAGCAGTGGTCCGAAATCGCTGCCCGGCTACAGTTGCTCTTTGGAGGAGGCAAACGGTGGATCTGGTGTCGGATCGGCGGCAGGAGGTGTGGGCTCAGGATCCGCAGGATCGGGAGTCGCGGGCGAACAGGGTGGCGCCAACAAATTCGAGAACATCAGCGATAATGGCAGTGAGATCAGTGACGAAGGATACCGCAGTCTGGGAGTCATCCAATCGGGAGCACAAAAACGAGAGTCCCTGCACAGTCAGGCTTCCATTGAGGACGCTGAAAGCAATG CGCGTCTGGATCAGACCTCAAGTGACTCGCAGATCTCGCCCTCTGATGAGCCGGCGGAGAAGGCAACCACGGACGTTCTAGAAGAGGAGGACCTAAATGGCCAAGATCGAGAGGAGGACCAAGAGGACTACTCGGTGTGCGATGGCCCACAATCGCTGCCAGCAATTCTAAACGGAGCCCATAAGCTAAGCGACAAATTTGAGCAATCCGGTGTCTTTATTACCGACGACGAAATCACCGTGGACATTGCCAAGACCGAGGATCAGTCGGTGGCCACTACATTGGGCAATCCAACACCCAATCTCAGCAAGATTCCACGCTCTCCGTTGGCGCAGCGTCGTCGCCGAAGCATCGATAATAGTACTTGTGGCGGTGCCGGTGGAAGTCTGCAGGACTTGAGCAGCCGGTCTGGGCTACCGGCTCCAGCCTTTAGCCGAAAACAGCCGGTCTATCGATCCGTTCGAACCCGCAACTCGACCGGAGCCACTACCACGCCGGTGGCACCGCCCCGATCCCGTCAAGCCACCCAATTGCCTATGGTGCGTGATGTCACGAATACGTGGAGCGGCCGAACGACGGGAGCACCCAAGCGAAGACCTCCCTGCAACGCCGATACCTTTGTGGCACCCACAAATGGAACAGGACCAGCTGGATCCTTCGAGCGCAATGGCAAAGGACGCTCATCGCAAATTCTCTACGACAGCAATGGACGCCGGGTAAGGAGCGGAGCACCGGGATGCACCAGCTCGCTAACCACGTCGCCCGTAAAGAACCACGCCTCCTCGCCACTGGCCCAACAACTCCTGGAGGCGGCCAGCAGTGCCAAGAACGATGCCCAGATTCTGGAGAAGATGAAGTCACTACTCTCACGCTATGCGGCTGGTAATCAAACAAAGGCAGGAGGTggagcaacggcaacagcagcgaaTAAGATCAACAGCAATGGGAAAAAGACACCGGT
- the LOC6725297 gene encoding GAS2-like protein pickled eggs isoform X2 translates to MHANVSGASSSSPHSLQFLLPLFGLGYYGKHANYVRQAAEDYLARRQARNKSMTRSMTSGLAGPILAMGNVHYLPAAKSGTFFARDNVSNFITWCRKSLKIIECLLFETDDLIMRKNEKHVILCLLEVARRGAKFGMLAPMLVQMERQIDREIAADIKANGAGCSENGTQTEALESGNSSAATMTTITTTTVETDLYDDSDDSETEDDGDQNPVLMYGPQPQIITNDLKSLDEMVRDLVEKCTCPSQFPMVRVSEGKYRIGDTKVLIFVRILRSHVMVRVGGGWDTLSHYLDKHDPCRCRAQHRSSVAARLIPRQSPNHNPSNGIELHKAQVIFERSPPAARRVFNSPNCNGGPGTVSGPGSSCGTGVVGVAAPPALQNGHSLSPNSGKYRSRSPTPQRKFLNQQANGGGSASATGSSQTATTDTSSSQLLGSPSLARRSMSPSPRRLIDMRKKQSSLDSYSSGPKSLPGYSCSLEEANGGSGVGSAAGGVGSGSAGSGVAGEQGGANKFENISDNGSEISDEGYRSLGVIQSGAQKRESLHSQASIEDAESNARLDQTSSDSQISPSDEPAEKATTDVLEEEDLNGQDREEDQEDYSVCDGPQSLPAILNGAHKLSDKFEQSGVFITDDEITVDIAKTEDQSVATTLGNPTPNLSKIPRSPLAQRRRRSIDNSTCGGAGGSLQDLSSRSGLPAPAFSRKQPVYRSVRTRNSTGATTTPVAPPRSRQATQLPMVRDVTNTWSGRTTGAPKRRPPCNADTFVAPTNGTGPAGSFERNGKGRSSQILYDSNGRRVRSGAPGCTSSLTTSPVKNHASSPLAQQLLEAASSAKNDAQILEKMKSLLSRYAAGNQTKAGGGATATAANKINSNGKKTPVYEDFTTAWVHSNGNLERSESCSPPAKARSKRSSAASSCESNNSNAGAGSGAAAGSASVVSPRRERGMSKIPAPVRHHTELY, encoded by the exons aTGCATGCAAACGTCAGCGGAGCGTCATCATCGTCACCGCATTCATTGCAGTTTCTGTTGCCCTTATTTGGGTTAGGGTATTATGGTAAG cACGCAAATTATGTGAGACAGGCGGCTGAGGATTATCTGGCACGGCGACAGGCCCGCAACAAATCGATGACCCGCTCGATGACGTCGGGTCTGGCGGGTCCCATTCTGGCCATGGGCAATGTCCACTACCTTCCGGCCGCCAAAAGTGGCACCTTCTTCGCCCGCGACAATGTCTCCAACTTTATAACCTGGTGCAG AAAGAGCCTAAAGATCATCGAGTGCCTGCTGTTCGAAACGGACGATCTGATCATGCGCAAAAACGAGAAGCACGTGATCCTGTGCCTCCTGGAGGTGGCACGTCGGGGAGCCAAGTTTG GAATGTTGGCTCCCATGCTGGTGCAAATGGAGCGACAAATCGATCGGGAAATCGCCGCGGACATCAAGGCCAACGGAGCTGGCTGCTCGGAAAACGGCACCCAAACGGAGGCACTGGAGTCCGGAAATAGTAGTGCCGCCACAATGACGACAATAACGACGACCACAGTGGAGACGGATCTGTATGATGACAGCGACGATTCGGAGACCGAGGATGATGGCGACCAGAATCCCGTGCTGATGTACGGACCACAGCCCCAGATAATCACCAATGATCTGAAGAGCCTCGACGAAATG GTCAGAGATCTTGTGGAGAAGTGCACATGCCCCTCACAATTTCCCATGGTCAGAGTGTCGGAGGGCAAGTATCGTATTGGCGACACCAAAGTTCTCATCTTTGTGCGG ATCCTTCGTTCCCACGTGATGGTGCGCGTCGGTGGCGGATGGGACACACTATCCCACTATCTGGACAAGCACGATCCGTGCCGCTGCCGTGCCCAACATCGCAGCTCCGTGGCCGCTCGCCTCATTCCCCGTCAGTCGCCGAATCACAACCCGAGCAACGGCATCGAGCTCCACAAGGCGCAGGTGATATTCGAGAG GTCACCGCCAGCAGCTCGACGTGTTTTCAACAGTCCCAATTGCAATGGAGGACCCGGAACAGTATCGGGCCCAGGATCATCGTGTGGAACGGGAGTTGTAGGCGTGGCTGCGCCTCCAGCTCTACAGAACGGTCACAGTCTGTCGCCAAATTCGGGAAAATACCGCAGTCGCAGTCCAACACCGCAGCGCAAGTTCCTCAACCAGCAGGCTAACGGAGGAGGCAGTGCATCCGCGACGGGATCCAGTCAGACAGCCACCACAGACACATCCAGCAGCCAGCTGCTGGGATCGCCCAGCTTGGCCAGGCGCTCCATGTCACCAAGTCCTCGCCGACTAATCGACATGCGCAAGAAACAGAGCTCCTTGGATTCGTACAGCAGTGGTCCGAAATCGCTGCCCGGCTACAGTTGCTCTTTGGAGGAGGCAAACGGTGGATCTGGTGTCGGATCGGCGGCAGGAGGTGTGGGCTCAGGATCCGCAGGATCGGGAGTCGCGGGCGAACAGGGTGGCGCCAACAAATTCGAGAACATCAGCGATAATGGCAGTGAGATCAGTGACGAAGGATACCGCAGTCTGGGAGTCATCCAATCGGGAGCACAAAAACGAGAGTCCCTGCACAGTCAGGCTTCCATTGAGGACGCTGAAAGCAATG CGCGTCTGGATCAGACCTCAAGTGACTCGCAGATCTCGCCCTCTGATGAGCCGGCGGAGAAGGCAACCACGGACGTTCTAGAAGAGGAGGACCTAAATGGCCAAGATCGAGAGGAGGACCAAGAGGACTACTCGGTGTGCGATGGCCCACAATCGCTGCCAGCAATTCTAAACGGAGCCCATAAGCTAAGCGACAAATTTGAGCAATCCGGTGTCTTTATTACCGACGACGAAATCACCGTGGACATTGCCAAGACCGAGGATCAGTCGGTGGCCACTACATTGGGCAATCCAACACCCAATCTCAGCAAGATTCCACGCTCTCCGTTGGCGCAGCGTCGTCGCCGAAGCATCGATAATAGTACTTGTGGCGGTGCCGGTGGAAGTCTGCAGGACTTGAGCAGCCGGTCTGGGCTACCGGCTCCAGCCTTTAGCCGAAAACAGCCGGTCTATCGATCCGTTCGAACCCGCAACTCGACCGGAGCCACTACCACGCCGGTGGCACCGCCCCGATCCCGTCAAGCCACCCAATTGCCTATGGTGCGTGATGTCACGAATACGTGGAGCGGCCGAACGACGGGAGCACCCAAGCGAAGACCTCCCTGCAACGCCGATACCTTTGTGGCACCCACAAATGGAACAGGACCAGCTGGATCCTTCGAGCGCAATGGCAAAGGACGCTCATCGCAAATTCTCTACGACAGCAATGGACGCCGGGTAAGGAGCGGAGCACCGGGATGCACCAGCTCGCTAACCACGTCGCCCGTAAAGAACCACGCCTCCTCGCCACTGGCCCAACAACTCCTGGAGGCGGCCAGCAGTGCCAAGAACGATGCCCAGATTCTGGAGAAGATGAAGTCACTACTCTCACGCTATGCGGCTGGTAATCAAACAAAGGCAGGAGGTggagcaacggcaacagcagcgaaTAAGATCAACAGCAATGGGAAAAAGACACCGGT
- the LOC6725297 gene encoding GAS2-like protein pickled eggs isoform X5 — MHANYVRQAAEDYLARRQARNKSMTRSMTSGLAGPILAMGNVHYLPAAKSGTFFARDNVSNFITWCRKSLKIIECLLFETDDLIMRKNEKHVILCLLEVARRGAKFGMLAPMLVQMERQIDREIAADIKANGAGCSENGTQTEALESGNSSAATMTTITTTTVETDLYDDSDDSETEDDGDQNPVLMYGPQPQIITNDLKSLDEMVRDLVEKCTCPSQFPMVRVSEGKYRIGDTKVLIFVRILRSHVMVRVGGGWDTLSHYLDKHDPCRCRAQHRSSVAARLIPRQSPNHNPSNGIELHKAQVIFERSPPAARRVFNSPNCNGGPGTVSGPGSSCGTGVVGVAAPPALQNGHSLSPNSGKYRSRSPTPQRKFLNQQANGGGSASATGSSQTATTDTSSSQLLGSPSLARRSMSPSPRRLIDMRKKQSSLDSYSSGPKSLPGYSCSLEEANGGSGVGSAAGGVGSGSAGSGVAGEQGGANKFENISDNGSEISDEGYRSLGVIQSGAQKRESLHSQASIEDAESNARLDQTSSDSQISPSDEPAEKATTDVLEEEDLNGQDREEDQEDYSVCDGPQSLPAILNGAHKLSDKFEQSGVFITDDEITVDIAKTEDQSVATTLGNPTPNLSKIPRSPLAQRRRRSIDNSTCGGAGGSLQDLSSRSGLPAPAFSRKQPVYRSVRTRNSTGATTTPVAPPRSRQATQLPMVRDVTNTWSGRTTGAPKRRPPCNADTFVAPTNGTGPAGSFERNGKGRSSQILYDSNGRRVRSGAPGCTSSLTTSPVKNHASSPLAQQLLEAASSAKNDAQILEKMKSLLSRYAAGNQTKAGGGATATAANKINSNGKKTPVYEDFTTAWVHSNGNLERSESCSPPAKARSKRSSAASSCESNNSNAGAGSGAAAGSASVVSPRRERGMSKIPAPVRHHTELY, encoded by the exons ATG cACGCAAATTATGTGAGACAGGCGGCTGAGGATTATCTGGCACGGCGACAGGCCCGCAACAAATCGATGACCCGCTCGATGACGTCGGGTCTGGCGGGTCCCATTCTGGCCATGGGCAATGTCCACTACCTTCCGGCCGCCAAAAGTGGCACCTTCTTCGCCCGCGACAATGTCTCCAACTTTATAACCTGGTGCAG AAAGAGCCTAAAGATCATCGAGTGCCTGCTGTTCGAAACGGACGATCTGATCATGCGCAAAAACGAGAAGCACGTGATCCTGTGCCTCCTGGAGGTGGCACGTCGGGGAGCCAAGTTTG GAATGTTGGCTCCCATGCTGGTGCAAATGGAGCGACAAATCGATCGGGAAATCGCCGCGGACATCAAGGCCAACGGAGCTGGCTGCTCGGAAAACGGCACCCAAACGGAGGCACTGGAGTCCGGAAATAGTAGTGCCGCCACAATGACGACAATAACGACGACCACAGTGGAGACGGATCTGTATGATGACAGCGACGATTCGGAGACCGAGGATGATGGCGACCAGAATCCCGTGCTGATGTACGGACCACAGCCCCAGATAATCACCAATGATCTGAAGAGCCTCGACGAAATG GTCAGAGATCTTGTGGAGAAGTGCACATGCCCCTCACAATTTCCCATGGTCAGAGTGTCGGAGGGCAAGTATCGTATTGGCGACACCAAAGTTCTCATCTTTGTGCGG ATCCTTCGTTCCCACGTGATGGTGCGCGTCGGTGGCGGATGGGACACACTATCCCACTATCTGGACAAGCACGATCCGTGCCGCTGCCGTGCCCAACATCGCAGCTCCGTGGCCGCTCGCCTCATTCCCCGTCAGTCGCCGAATCACAACCCGAGCAACGGCATCGAGCTCCACAAGGCGCAGGTGATATTCGAGAG GTCACCGCCAGCAGCTCGACGTGTTTTCAACAGTCCCAATTGCAATGGAGGACCCGGAACAGTATCGGGCCCAGGATCATCGTGTGGAACGGGAGTTGTAGGCGTGGCTGCGCCTCCAGCTCTACAGAACGGTCACAGTCTGTCGCCAAATTCGGGAAAATACCGCAGTCGCAGTCCAACACCGCAGCGCAAGTTCCTCAACCAGCAGGCTAACGGAGGAGGCAGTGCATCCGCGACGGGATCCAGTCAGACAGCCACCACAGACACATCCAGCAGCCAGCTGCTGGGATCGCCCAGCTTGGCCAGGCGCTCCATGTCACCAAGTCCTCGCCGACTAATCGACATGCGCAAGAAACAGAGCTCCTTGGATTCGTACAGCAGTGGTCCGAAATCGCTGCCCGGCTACAGTTGCTCTTTGGAGGAGGCAAACGGTGGATCTGGTGTCGGATCGGCGGCAGGAGGTGTGGGCTCAGGATCCGCAGGATCGGGAGTCGCGGGCGAACAGGGTGGCGCCAACAAATTCGAGAACATCAGCGATAATGGCAGTGAGATCAGTGACGAAGGATACCGCAGTCTGGGAGTCATCCAATCGGGAGCACAAAAACGAGAGTCCCTGCACAGTCAGGCTTCCATTGAGGACGCTGAAAGCAATG CGCGTCTGGATCAGACCTCAAGTGACTCGCAGATCTCGCCCTCTGATGAGCCGGCGGAGAAGGCAACCACGGACGTTCTAGAAGAGGAGGACCTAAATGGCCAAGATCGAGAGGAGGACCAAGAGGACTACTCGGTGTGCGATGGCCCACAATCGCTGCCAGCAATTCTAAACGGAGCCCATAAGCTAAGCGACAAATTTGAGCAATCCGGTGTCTTTATTACCGACGACGAAATCACCGTGGACATTGCCAAGACCGAGGATCAGTCGGTGGCCACTACATTGGGCAATCCAACACCCAATCTCAGCAAGATTCCACGCTCTCCGTTGGCGCAGCGTCGTCGCCGAAGCATCGATAATAGTACTTGTGGCGGTGCCGGTGGAAGTCTGCAGGACTTGAGCAGCCGGTCTGGGCTACCGGCTCCAGCCTTTAGCCGAAAACAGCCGGTCTATCGATCCGTTCGAACCCGCAACTCGACCGGAGCCACTACCACGCCGGTGGCACCGCCCCGATCCCGTCAAGCCACCCAATTGCCTATGGTGCGTGATGTCACGAATACGTGGAGCGGCCGAACGACGGGAGCACCCAAGCGAAGACCTCCCTGCAACGCCGATACCTTTGTGGCACCCACAAATGGAACAGGACCAGCTGGATCCTTCGAGCGCAATGGCAAAGGACGCTCATCGCAAATTCTCTACGACAGCAATGGACGCCGGGTAAGGAGCGGAGCACCGGGATGCACCAGCTCGCTAACCACGTCGCCCGTAAAGAACCACGCCTCCTCGCCACTGGCCCAACAACTCCTGGAGGCGGCCAGCAGTGCCAAGAACGATGCCCAGATTCTGGAGAAGATGAAGTCACTACTCTCACGCTATGCGGCTGGTAATCAAACAAAGGCAGGAGGTggagcaacggcaacagcagcgaaTAAGATCAACAGCAATGGGAAAAAGACACCGGT
- the LOC6725297 gene encoding GAS2-like protein pickled eggs isoform X3: MANNSGDYYVGAHEMRNHANYVRQAAEDYLARRQARNKSMTRSMTSGLAGPILAMGNVHYLPAAKSGTFFARDNVSNFITWCRKSLKIIECLLFETDDLIMRKNEKHVILCLLEVARRGAKFGMLAPMLVQMERQIDREIAADIKANGAGCSENGTQTEALESGNSSAATMTTITTTTVETDLYDDSDDSETEDDGDQNPVLMYGPQPQIITNDLKSLDEMVRDLVEKCTCPSQFPMVRVSEGKYRIGDTKVLIFVRILRSHVMVRVGGGWDTLSHYLDKHDPCRCRAQHRSSVAARLIPRQSPNHNPSNGIELHKAQVIFERSPPAARRVFNSPNCNGGPGTVSGPGSSCGTGVVGVAAPPALQNGHSLSPNSGKYRSRSPTPQRKFLNQQANGGGSASATGSSQTATTDTSSSQLLGSPSLARRSMSPSPRRLIDMRKKQSSLDSYSSGPKSLPGYSCSLEEANGGSGVGSAAGGVGSGSAGSGVAGEQGGANKFENISDNGSEISDEGYRSLGVIQSGAQKRESLHSQASIEDAESNARLDQTSSDSQISPSDEPAEKATTDVLEEEDLNGQDREEDQEDYSVCDGPQSLPAILNGAHKLSDKFEQSGVFITDDEITVDIAKTEDQSVATTLGNPTPNLSKIPRSPLAQRRRRSIDNSTCGGAGGSLQDLSSRSGLPAPAFSRKQPVYRSVRTRNSTGATTTPVAPPRSRQATQLPMVRDVTNTWSGRTTGAPKRRPPCNADTFVAPTNGTGPAGSFERNGKGRSSQILYDSNGRRVRSGAPGCTSSLTTSPVKNHASSPLAQQLLEAASSAKNDAQILEKMKSLLSRYAAGNQTKAGGGATATAANKINSNGKKTPVYEDFTTAWVHSNGNLERSESCSPPAKARSKRSSAASSCESNNSNAGAGSGAAAGSASVVSPRRERGMSKIPAPVRHHTELY, from the exons ATGGCAAATAATAGCGGGGATTACTATGTGGGGGCGCATGAGATGCGAAAT cACGCAAATTATGTGAGACAGGCGGCTGAGGATTATCTGGCACGGCGACAGGCCCGCAACAAATCGATGACCCGCTCGATGACGTCGGGTCTGGCGGGTCCCATTCTGGCCATGGGCAATGTCCACTACCTTCCGGCCGCCAAAAGTGGCACCTTCTTCGCCCGCGACAATGTCTCCAACTTTATAACCTGGTGCAG AAAGAGCCTAAAGATCATCGAGTGCCTGCTGTTCGAAACGGACGATCTGATCATGCGCAAAAACGAGAAGCACGTGATCCTGTGCCTCCTGGAGGTGGCACGTCGGGGAGCCAAGTTTG GAATGTTGGCTCCCATGCTGGTGCAAATGGAGCGACAAATCGATCGGGAAATCGCCGCGGACATCAAGGCCAACGGAGCTGGCTGCTCGGAAAACGGCACCCAAACGGAGGCACTGGAGTCCGGAAATAGTAGTGCCGCCACAATGACGACAATAACGACGACCACAGTGGAGACGGATCTGTATGATGACAGCGACGATTCGGAGACCGAGGATGATGGCGACCAGAATCCCGTGCTGATGTACGGACCACAGCCCCAGATAATCACCAATGATCTGAAGAGCCTCGACGAAATG GTCAGAGATCTTGTGGAGAAGTGCACATGCCCCTCACAATTTCCCATGGTCAGAGTGTCGGAGGGCAAGTATCGTATTGGCGACACCAAAGTTCTCATCTTTGTGCGG ATCCTTCGTTCCCACGTGATGGTGCGCGTCGGTGGCGGATGGGACACACTATCCCACTATCTGGACAAGCACGATCCGTGCCGCTGCCGTGCCCAACATCGCAGCTCCGTGGCCGCTCGCCTCATTCCCCGTCAGTCGCCGAATCACAACCCGAGCAACGGCATCGAGCTCCACAAGGCGCAGGTGATATTCGAGAG GTCACCGCCAGCAGCTCGACGTGTTTTCAACAGTCCCAATTGCAATGGAGGACCCGGAACAGTATCGGGCCCAGGATCATCGTGTGGAACGGGAGTTGTAGGCGTGGCTGCGCCTCCAGCTCTACAGAACGGTCACAGTCTGTCGCCAAATTCGGGAAAATACCGCAGTCGCAGTCCAACACCGCAGCGCAAGTTCCTCAACCAGCAGGCTAACGGAGGAGGCAGTGCATCCGCGACGGGATCCAGTCAGACAGCCACCACAGACACATCCAGCAGCCAGCTGCTGGGATCGCCCAGCTTGGCCAGGCGCTCCATGTCACCAAGTCCTCGCCGACTAATCGACATGCGCAAGAAACAGAGCTCCTTGGATTCGTACAGCAGTGGTCCGAAATCGCTGCCCGGCTACAGTTGCTCTTTGGAGGAGGCAAACGGTGGATCTGGTGTCGGATCGGCGGCAGGAGGTGTGGGCTCAGGATCCGCAGGATCGGGAGTCGCGGGCGAACAGGGTGGCGCCAACAAATTCGAGAACATCAGCGATAATGGCAGTGAGATCAGTGACGAAGGATACCGCAGTCTGGGAGTCATCCAATCGGGAGCACAAAAACGAGAGTCCCTGCACAGTCAGGCTTCCATTGAGGACGCTGAAAGCAATG CGCGTCTGGATCAGACCTCAAGTGACTCGCAGATCTCGCCCTCTGATGAGCCGGCGGAGAAGGCAACCACGGACGTTCTAGAAGAGGAGGACCTAAATGGCCAAGATCGAGAGGAGGACCAAGAGGACTACTCGGTGTGCGATGGCCCACAATCGCTGCCAGCAATTCTAAACGGAGCCCATAAGCTAAGCGACAAATTTGAGCAATCCGGTGTCTTTATTACCGACGACGAAATCACCGTGGACATTGCCAAGACCGAGGATCAGTCGGTGGCCACTACATTGGGCAATCCAACACCCAATCTCAGCAAGATTCCACGCTCTCCGTTGGCGCAGCGTCGTCGCCGAAGCATCGATAATAGTACTTGTGGCGGTGCCGGTGGAAGTCTGCAGGACTTGAGCAGCCGGTCTGGGCTACCGGCTCCAGCCTTTAGCCGAAAACAGCCGGTCTATCGATCCGTTCGAACCCGCAACTCGACCGGAGCCACTACCACGCCGGTGGCACCGCCCCGATCCCGTCAAGCCACCCAATTGCCTATGGTGCGTGATGTCACGAATACGTGGAGCGGCCGAACGACGGGAGCACCCAAGCGAAGACCTCCCTGCAACGCCGATACCTTTGTGGCACCCACAAATGGAACAGGACCAGCTGGATCCTTCGAGCGCAATGGCAAAGGACGCTCATCGCAAATTCTCTACGACAGCAATGGACGCCGGGTAAGGAGCGGAGCACCGGGATGCACCAGCTCGCTAACCACGTCGCCCGTAAAGAACCACGCCTCCTCGCCACTGGCCCAACAACTCCTGGAGGCGGCCAGCAGTGCCAAGAACGATGCCCAGATTCTGGAGAAGATGAAGTCACTACTCTCACGCTATGCGGCTGGTAATCAAACAAAGGCAGGAGGTggagcaacggcaacagcagcgaaTAAGATCAACAGCAATGGGAAAAAGACACCGGT